In Aliamphritea ceti, a single window of DNA contains:
- a CDS encoding PepSY domain-containing protein codes for MKFIRILLFSMLMLQGYSAAAMGSFEKLDYEDCRELVSSGEILSMAELMALVKDMSEGRIIDTSLLKKGAVYIYEMEIAGTNGMIEMLYVDARTGAISHTLDTDGQKGI; via the coding sequence TTATAAGAATATTATTGTTTTCTATGCTGATGCTGCAGGGGTATTCCGCTGCGGCGATGGGATCGTTTGAAAAGCTCGACTACGAGGATTGTCGTGAACTGGTTTCCAGTGGCGAGATTCTGTCTATGGCTGAACTGATGGCGCTGGTAAAAGATATGTCTGAAGGGCGGATTATTGATACCAGTCTGTTAAAAAAAGGTGCTGTGTATATCTATGAAATGGAGATTGCCGGCACGAATGGTATGATTGAAATGCTTTACGTTGATGCCCGTACCGGCGCTATTAGCCACACCCTGGATACTGACGGGCAAAAAGGTATTTAA
- a CDS encoding response regulator transcription factor — protein sequence MRILLAEDDPALGPELKAALAKHGYAVDLAVNGIDAQALGEEDIYDLVVLDLGLPDKSGLDVLRHWRNKKNNIPVLILTARSAWQERVDGFEAGADDYLCKPFHTEELLVRMTALLRRANQQISSQLESSGLSLDENSQSVIRDGAEVSLTGTEYRLLRYMMHNPGRVLSKLQLVEHMYDDGTENDSNVVEAYIKMLRKKIGAELIKTKRGQGYVFGEPT from the coding sequence ATGCGGATATTGCTGGCTGAGGATGATCCGGCTTTAGGCCCTGAACTGAAAGCGGCATTAGCGAAACATGGCTATGCGGTTGATCTGGCTGTGAATGGCATAGATGCTCAGGCGTTAGGTGAAGAAGATATTTATGATCTTGTCGTTCTGGATCTTGGTTTACCTGATAAATCTGGTCTGGATGTGTTGCGTCACTGGCGCAATAAAAAGAACAATATTCCGGTTTTAATTCTGACTGCACGAAGTGCCTGGCAAGAACGTGTTGATGGCTTCGAAGCCGGTGCTGATGACTATTTGTGTAAGCCTTTTCATACCGAAGAGTTGCTGGTGCGAATGACCGCTCTGTTACGCCGTGCCAATCAGCAAATCAGTTCACAGCTTGAGTCTTCTGGATTATCTCTGGATGAGAACAGCCAGTCGGTCATCCGGGATGGTGCTGAAGTTTCGTTAACGGGAACAGAGTATCGTCTGTTGCGTTATATGATGCATAACCCGGGGCGGGTATTGTCTAAGCTGCAGCTGGTTGAGCATATGTATGACGATGGTACTGAAAATGACAGTAACGTTGTTGAAGCTTATATAAAGATGTTGCGCAAAAAGATTGGTGCAGAACTGATCAAGACCAAACGTGGTCAGGGGTATGTCTTCGGAGAGCCTACTTGA
- a CDS encoding sensor histidine kinase: MRSIQARLNFGFVLVTLILFVVLWLGQGWFLRQMAYDFVSARLASDAYTLLRAVDMDIGSGWRLDQDKTSSVYEQPMSGHYFQVAVDDKWFFSRSLWDAKIPLSENQDVGEERIRLLEMNGSPWLVYENKFMKQGRAIRVALAEDVSFIEASLAQLTWLFAGVGGLLLLVLLAVQVWVIRQGLSSLKAVRHEIAQLKSGHIRQLPAVETKEIEPLVTEINYLVQSMEMRLQRSRNAVGNLAHASKTPLTVIDRQIESLIEAGYSQGKDMQEQSSRLRGMMERELTRARIAGAALPGQRIYIQEELEKLVRTLKAIYREKAINFQLDVSATTYFPGERDDLVELMGNLLDNASKWARSEISIVARMDDASLELIVADNGPGVASEDLERLMNRGERLDEDTVGHGLGMSIISEIIRQYQGTYRLSHSAALGGLQVQVILPRQLDMDLVEV, from the coding sequence TTGAGATCTATTCAGGCACGGCTAAATTTTGGCTTTGTGCTGGTTACTCTTATTTTATTCGTTGTACTGTGGCTTGGGCAGGGTTGGTTTCTGCGTCAGATGGCATATGACTTTGTATCCGCCCGTCTGGCCAGTGATGCCTATACCCTGCTGCGAGCAGTAGACATGGATATAGGCAGTGGCTGGCGGCTTGATCAGGATAAAACCTCCTCCGTATATGAACAGCCCATGTCAGGCCATTACTTTCAGGTAGCGGTTGACGATAAGTGGTTCTTTTCCCGTTCCCTGTGGGACGCCAAAATCCCTCTCAGTGAAAATCAGGATGTAGGTGAAGAGCGAATCCGTTTGCTGGAGATGAATGGCTCCCCCTGGCTGGTGTATGAAAACAAATTCATGAAACAGGGGCGGGCAATTCGTGTAGCGCTGGCGGAAGATGTCAGCTTCATTGAGGCTTCACTTGCTCAGCTGACCTGGCTGTTTGCCGGGGTTGGTGGTCTGTTGCTATTAGTATTGCTGGCTGTTCAGGTGTGGGTGATAAGACAAGGGTTGTCTTCTTTGAAGGCGGTCCGGCACGAAATTGCACAGTTGAAGTCCGGGCATATTCGTCAGTTACCCGCGGTTGAGACAAAAGAAATTGAACCACTGGTGACAGAAATAAATTATCTGGTGCAAAGTATGGAGATGCGCTTACAGCGTTCCAGAAATGCTGTTGGTAATCTTGCGCATGCTTCTAAAACGCCGCTGACTGTAATCGACAGGCAGATAGAGTCCCTGATTGAGGCTGGTTATAGCCAGGGTAAGGATATGCAAGAGCAGTCTTCCCGTTTGCGGGGCATGATGGAGCGTGAGCTTACCCGGGCCCGGATTGCCGGAGCAGCTTTACCAGGGCAGCGTATTTATATTCAGGAAGAGCTGGAGAAGCTGGTCCGTACCCTGAAAGCAATCTATCGTGAGAAAGCGATTAATTTCCAGTTAGATGTTTCAGCAACGACATACTTTCCCGGTGAGAGGGATGACTTGGTCGAACTGATGGGGAATTTGCTGGATAACGCTTCTAAGTGGGCCCGCAGTGAAATAAGTATTGTGGCACGTATGGATGACGCGAGCCTTGAGCTTATAGTTGCGGACAACGGTCCGGGTGTGGCATCTGAAGATCTGGAACGGTTAATGAATCGTGGTGAACGTCTTGACGAAGATACGGTTGGTCATGGTCTTGGCATGAGTATTATTTCAGAAATCATCCGGCAGTATCAGGGTACTTACCGATTATCCCACTCAGCGGCGTTAGGTGGTTTACAGGTGCAAGTTATCTTGCCCCGACAGTTGGATATGGATTTAGTCGAAGTATAA